AAAAGGATTTAAGTATTTTCCCTGAAAGTCTAACGATTTCTGACAAGTCCTTAGACGCGATTTGGGAAGGTGGACGCCAGCAAGGCAGTTATAGCAAAGACTAAATTAAAAAGTCCGACATTGAGTCGGACTTTTTTTATGACTTATATTTTAGTGGTTCACCGCAGCAAGTTGCTGAGCGTTATAGCGTGCGCCCATGTTTGGATATCTCGCAATAATCGCTTCAATTTCTGCCAAATCTGCTGCTGTTAAATCAAGGTCTACAGCACCTGCATTTTCTACGAGACGTTCGATTTTACGTGTACCCGGAATTGGAATAATGTCTTCACCTTGCGCCAAAATCCAAGCCAAAGCCAGTTGAGCCGCTGTTGCATTTTTGCTTTGGGCAAAGTTGCTAAATGCTTGTGCCAAGCTTTGGTTATTTTTCCAGTTATCGCCTTGATAACGTGGTAACTGACGACGGAAATCGTTTTCGTCTAGGCTGCTCACATCAAGCGTATTGGTGATTAAACCACGCGATAGTGGTGAATACGGCACAAGGCTAATGCCTAACTCACGAACGGTTTGAAAGTGTGTATCTTCCAGCTCACGGGTAAGCAATGAATATTCATGTTGAACTGCTGCAATTGGGTGAATCGCATGCGCTTTACGAATGGTTTCAGCCGATGCTTCACTGAGTCCTAGGTAACGAACTTTACCTTGTTGCACCAAGTCAGCCATTGCGCCAATGGTGTCTTCAACTGGAATGTTTGGATCTATGCGGTGCGCATAATACAAATCAATCACGTCTGTATTTAGGCGTTTTAAACTGTTTTCGACCGCAACTTTAATCCACTCTGGAGAGCCGTCGATATAAGACTCTAAAGAGTTTTGTGGGTTAAGGTTGTCTTCTTTATAGCGAAAGCCAAATTTGGTCGCCAAGAACACTTTGTCGCGATGTTTTTCTAAAACTTTTGAGAGCAAAACTTCATTTGCGCCGTTGCCGTACATGTCGGCGGTGTCCCAAAAGTTAATGCCGAGGTCTAATGCCTTTTCTAGAGTGGCAATGCTTTGTGTGTCGTCTGAGGCACCATAGGCAAAGCTCATTCCCATACAACCTAAACCAAGTGCTGATACTTTTTCGCCTGTTTGTCCTAAAGTTCTATATTTCATTTTTCACACTCTTTTTGCAAAATCACTTGAGTAGAAAAACTATAAAATGCTTTGGCTCAAACTGACGTATAACATTCAAACCAATAATTATAAAATTCAAACAATCTGTTTTTAGGCCACACAGTCTTCTCGGAACTTTTTAGGTGAAAAACCCGTATTTTTCTTGAAAAAGTTAGTGAAATACGCTGAATATTCAAAGCCTAAGCTATAGGCAATTTCGGAAATATTCCAACTGGTGTGTTGTAGCAGAGCTTTGGCTTCTTGCGTAATGCGCGAGCTAATATGCTCAGACGTCGTTTTACCTGTGGCTTCTTTTACAGCTCGGTTTAAATGGTTCACATGCACCGACAGACCATAGGCATAGTCATGTGCAGTTTTGAGTTTAAGCTGAAAATGGGGCGAGTCGATGGGAAACTGGCGTTCTAATAATTCAAAGAACAAATGGCAAATCCGAACCGCAGCATTACTATGTTTTTCAAACTGTTGGGTCGGTTGCATTTTCATGGCTTCATGCACAAGTAGGTGCAAATAGTTTCTTAAAACGTTGTATTTATGAATATAGTCTGAATTTATATCATTCATCATCTTTTTGAAAATAAATGAAATTTCTTCAACTTGTTGGTCATTTAAAAAATATAGCGGGTCGCCGTCGACTTTAAATAGTGGTGAGTCTTTTAAAAAACTTTGTCTAGATTCTTGGTTTACAAACTCTTCGGTAAATAGACAAAACCAGCCTGCCTGTTCAGGCGAATTAATTTCCCAAGCGTAGGGAACCATCGGGTTTGAAAACAATAAAGCAGGGCGGTCTACTTGAATCCAGCGGTTGGCGTAGTGAAGTTCACCTGTGCCTAAAACCAGTGAAATTTTATAATAATCGCGGCGGCTATAAGGTGTCAGAAACGAGCAGGCATCGCGTTGGAACACGTTGAAATGTCCAAACGAAGTCGATGGAACCGAGTAATCGCTATCTCTGGTTAAAGAAAAGCGGCGATAAAAATCATGTATCGTTTC
This region of Acinetobacter sp. XS-4 genomic DNA includes:
- a CDS encoding aldo/keto reductase — translated: MKYRTLGQTGEKVSALGLGCMGMSFAYGASDDTQSIATLEKALDLGINFWDTADMYGNGANEVLLSKVLEKHRDKVFLATKFGFRYKEDNLNPQNSLESYIDGSPEWIKVAVENSLKRLNTDVIDLYYAHRIDPNIPVEDTIGAMADLVQQGKVRYLGLSEASAETIRKAHAIHPIAAVQHEYSLLTRELEDTHFQTVRELGISLVPYSPLSRGLITNTLDVSSLDENDFRRQLPRYQGDNWKNNQSLAQAFSNFAQSKNATAAQLALAWILAQGEDIIPIPGTRKIERLVENAGAVDLDLTAADLAEIEAIIARYPNMGARYNAQQLAAVNH
- a CDS encoding response regulator transcription factor, encoding METIHDFYRRFSLTRDSDYSVPSTSFGHFNVFQRDACSFLTPYSRRDYYKISLVLGTGELHYANRWIQVDRPALLFSNPMVPYAWEINSPEQAGWFCLFTEEFVNQESRQSFLKDSPLFKVDGDPLYFLNDQQVEEISFIFKKMMNDINSDYIHKYNVLRNYLHLLVHEAMKMQPTQQFEKHSNAAVRICHLFFELLERQFPIDSPHFQLKLKTAHDYAYGLSVHVNHLNRAVKEATGKTTSEHISSRITQEAKALLQHTSWNISEIAYSLGFEYSAYFTNFFKKNTGFSPKKFREDCVA